A window of the Cannabis sativa cultivar Pink pepper isolate KNU-18-1 chromosome X, ASM2916894v1, whole genome shotgun sequence genome harbors these coding sequences:
- the LOC115702647 gene encoding G2/mitotic-specific cyclin-2 isoform X1: MGGLEENIYQDTTNPSFFQEGSRIGGAKFAKEMGNNQRRALSSINPNIFGATHNPYVINKRDFSGKLLPAHVVQHCSEVCNRQTQNLNLLAVKSSGIEDCQIVEVEDFEDNKDVPVPMFVKHTEALLDEFDQVEEVEMEDVEDEEEDVEEEPVMDIDSSNLKDPLSVVEYVNEIYVHYRKTECLSCVSPNYMAHQPDINDKMRAILIDWLIEVHHKFELMEETLFLTVNLIDRFLERQIVIRKKLQLVGVTAMLLACKYEEVSVPVIEDFVLITDKAYTKQDVLDMEKLIVNELQFNFSVPTPFVFLRRFLQAAQSNKKLEILSSYIIELCLVEYKMLKFSPSLLAAAAIYTSQCTLCGSKQWSKTSEWYSNYSENQLLECSRLMVSFHQKAGKDKKLTGVYRKYNTKKFGFAVRAEPANFLIGVSTEF, encoded by the exons ATGGGTGGATTAGAAGAGAATATATATCAGGACACTACAAACCCCTCATTTTTTCAAG AAGGTTCAAGAATTGGGGGTGCTAAGTTTGCTAAGGAGATGGGAAACAATCAGAGAAGGGCATTGAGTAGTATCAATCCTAACATTTTTGGGGCAACTCATAATCCTTATGTCATCAACAAAAGGGATTTTTCTGG GAAGCTACTACCAGCTCATGTCGTTCAGCATTGCTCTGAA GTTTGTAATCGTCAAACTCAGAATCTAAACTTATTGGCAGTAAAGTCTAGTGGCATAGAGGACTGTCAGATTGTAGAAGTGGAGGACTTTGAGGATAACAAGGATGTCCCAGTACCAATGTTTGTGAAGCACACAGAAGCTCTTCTAGATGAATTTGATCAGGTG GAGGAAGTTGAAATGGAAGATgtggaagatgaagaagaagatgtggAAGAGGAACCTGTCATGGATATCGACAGCAGCAATTTGAAAGATCCACTTTCAGTTGTTGAGTATGTAAATGAAATTTATGTCCACTATAGGAAAACTGAG TGTTTAAGCTGTGTCTCTCCAAATTACATGGCTCATCAACCTGACATTAATGATAAAATGAGAGCCATACTCATTGACTGGCTTATtgag GTTCACCACAAGTTTGAACTCATGGAAGAGACACTTTTCCTGACTGTCAATCTGATTGATAGGTTCTTAGAACGACAAATAGTGATCAGAAAGAAGCTTCAGTTAGTTGGGGTAACAGCAATGTTATTGGCATGCAAGTATGAGGAGGTTTCAGTCCCTGTAATTGAGGATTTTGTGCTCATAACTGACAAGGCATACACAAAGCAAGATGTTCTAGACATG GAGAAATTGATTGTGAATGAGTTACAATTCAACTTTTCTGTCCCTACACCATTTGTTTTCTTGAGGAGATTTCTCCAAGCCGCTCAGTCAAACAAAAAA CTTGAAATTTTGTCATCCTACATCATTGAGTTGTGCTTAGTGGAGTACAAAATGCTCAAGTTTTCGCCGTCTTTACTCGCTGCTGCAGCAATTTACACTTCTCAGTGTACTCTCTGCGGGTCTAAGCAGTGGAGTAAGACCAGCGAGTGGTACTCTAATTATTCAGAAAACCAACTCCT AGAATGCTCAAGATTGATGGTTTCTTTCCATCAAAAGGCTGGAAAGGATAAGAAACTGACTGGAGTATACAGGAAATACAACACAAAGAAATTTGGGTTCGCAGTTAGAGCTGAACCAGCAAACTTTCTAATAGGTGTGTCTACCGAGTTTTGA
- the LOC115702647 gene encoding G2/mitotic-specific cyclin-2 isoform X4 → MGGLEENIYQDTTNPSFFQGSRIGGAKFAKEMGNNQRRALSSINPNIFGATHNPYVINKRDFSGKLLPAHVVQHCSEVCNRQTQNLNLLAVKSSGIEDCQIVEVEDFEDNKDVPVPMFVKHTEALLDEFDQEEVEMEDVEDEEEDVEEEPVMDIDSSNLKDPLSVVEYVNEIYVHYRKTECLSCVSPNYMAHQPDINDKMRAILIDWLIEVHHKFELMEETLFLTVNLIDRFLERQIVIRKKLQLVGVTAMLLACKYEEVSVPVIEDFVLITDKAYTKQDVLDMEKLIVNELQFNFSVPTPFVFLRRFLQAAQSNKKLEILSSYIIELCLVEYKMLKFSPSLLAAAAIYTSQCTLCGSKQWSKTSEWYSNYSENQLLECSRLMVSFHQKAGKDKKLTGVYRKYNTKKFGFAVRAEPANFLIGVSTEF, encoded by the exons ATGGGTGGATTAGAAGAGAATATATATCAGGACACTACAAACCCCTCATTTTTTCAAG GTTCAAGAATTGGGGGTGCTAAGTTTGCTAAGGAGATGGGAAACAATCAGAGAAGGGCATTGAGTAGTATCAATCCTAACATTTTTGGGGCAACTCATAATCCTTATGTCATCAACAAAAGGGATTTTTCTGG GAAGCTACTACCAGCTCATGTCGTTCAGCATTGCTCTGAA GTTTGTAATCGTCAAACTCAGAATCTAAACTTATTGGCAGTAAAGTCTAGTGGCATAGAGGACTGTCAGATTGTAGAAGTGGAGGACTTTGAGGATAACAAGGATGTCCCAGTACCAATGTTTGTGAAGCACACAGAAGCTCTTCTAGATGAATTTGATCAG GAGGAAGTTGAAATGGAAGATgtggaagatgaagaagaagatgtggAAGAGGAACCTGTCATGGATATCGACAGCAGCAATTTGAAAGATCCACTTTCAGTTGTTGAGTATGTAAATGAAATTTATGTCCACTATAGGAAAACTGAG TGTTTAAGCTGTGTCTCTCCAAATTACATGGCTCATCAACCTGACATTAATGATAAAATGAGAGCCATACTCATTGACTGGCTTATtgag GTTCACCACAAGTTTGAACTCATGGAAGAGACACTTTTCCTGACTGTCAATCTGATTGATAGGTTCTTAGAACGACAAATAGTGATCAGAAAGAAGCTTCAGTTAGTTGGGGTAACAGCAATGTTATTGGCATGCAAGTATGAGGAGGTTTCAGTCCCTGTAATTGAGGATTTTGTGCTCATAACTGACAAGGCATACACAAAGCAAGATGTTCTAGACATG GAGAAATTGATTGTGAATGAGTTACAATTCAACTTTTCTGTCCCTACACCATTTGTTTTCTTGAGGAGATTTCTCCAAGCCGCTCAGTCAAACAAAAAA CTTGAAATTTTGTCATCCTACATCATTGAGTTGTGCTTAGTGGAGTACAAAATGCTCAAGTTTTCGCCGTCTTTACTCGCTGCTGCAGCAATTTACACTTCTCAGTGTACTCTCTGCGGGTCTAAGCAGTGGAGTAAGACCAGCGAGTGGTACTCTAATTATTCAGAAAACCAACTCCT AGAATGCTCAAGATTGATGGTTTCTTTCCATCAAAAGGCTGGAAAGGATAAGAAACTGACTGGAGTATACAGGAAATACAACACAAAGAAATTTGGGTTCGCAGTTAGAGCTGAACCAGCAAACTTTCTAATAGGTGTGTCTACCGAGTTTTGA
- the LOC115702647 gene encoding G2/mitotic-specific cyclin-2 isoform X3 codes for MGGLEENIYQDTTNPSFFQEGSRIGGAKFAKEMGNNQRRALSSINPNIFGATHNPYVINKRDFSGKLLPAHVVQHCSEVCNRQTQNLNLLAVKSSGIEDCQIVEVEDFEDNKDVPVPMFVKHTEALLDEFDQEEVEMEDVEDEEEDVEEEPVMDIDSSNLKDPLSVVEYVNEIYVHYRKTECLSCVSPNYMAHQPDINDKMRAILIDWLIEVHHKFELMEETLFLTVNLIDRFLERQIVIRKKLQLVGVTAMLLACKYEEVSVPVIEDFVLITDKAYTKQDVLDMEKLIVNELQFNFSVPTPFVFLRRFLQAAQSNKKLEILSSYIIELCLVEYKMLKFSPSLLAAAAIYTSQCTLCGSKQWSKTSEWYSNYSENQLLECSRLMVSFHQKAGKDKKLTGVYRKYNTKKFGFAVRAEPANFLIGVSTEF; via the exons ATGGGTGGATTAGAAGAGAATATATATCAGGACACTACAAACCCCTCATTTTTTCAAG AAGGTTCAAGAATTGGGGGTGCTAAGTTTGCTAAGGAGATGGGAAACAATCAGAGAAGGGCATTGAGTAGTATCAATCCTAACATTTTTGGGGCAACTCATAATCCTTATGTCATCAACAAAAGGGATTTTTCTGG GAAGCTACTACCAGCTCATGTCGTTCAGCATTGCTCTGAA GTTTGTAATCGTCAAACTCAGAATCTAAACTTATTGGCAGTAAAGTCTAGTGGCATAGAGGACTGTCAGATTGTAGAAGTGGAGGACTTTGAGGATAACAAGGATGTCCCAGTACCAATGTTTGTGAAGCACACAGAAGCTCTTCTAGATGAATTTGATCAG GAGGAAGTTGAAATGGAAGATgtggaagatgaagaagaagatgtggAAGAGGAACCTGTCATGGATATCGACAGCAGCAATTTGAAAGATCCACTTTCAGTTGTTGAGTATGTAAATGAAATTTATGTCCACTATAGGAAAACTGAG TGTTTAAGCTGTGTCTCTCCAAATTACATGGCTCATCAACCTGACATTAATGATAAAATGAGAGCCATACTCATTGACTGGCTTATtgag GTTCACCACAAGTTTGAACTCATGGAAGAGACACTTTTCCTGACTGTCAATCTGATTGATAGGTTCTTAGAACGACAAATAGTGATCAGAAAGAAGCTTCAGTTAGTTGGGGTAACAGCAATGTTATTGGCATGCAAGTATGAGGAGGTTTCAGTCCCTGTAATTGAGGATTTTGTGCTCATAACTGACAAGGCATACACAAAGCAAGATGTTCTAGACATG GAGAAATTGATTGTGAATGAGTTACAATTCAACTTTTCTGTCCCTACACCATTTGTTTTCTTGAGGAGATTTCTCCAAGCCGCTCAGTCAAACAAAAAA CTTGAAATTTTGTCATCCTACATCATTGAGTTGTGCTTAGTGGAGTACAAAATGCTCAAGTTTTCGCCGTCTTTACTCGCTGCTGCAGCAATTTACACTTCTCAGTGTACTCTCTGCGGGTCTAAGCAGTGGAGTAAGACCAGCGAGTGGTACTCTAATTATTCAGAAAACCAACTCCT AGAATGCTCAAGATTGATGGTTTCTTTCCATCAAAAGGCTGGAAAGGATAAGAAACTGACTGGAGTATACAGGAAATACAACACAAAGAAATTTGGGTTCGCAGTTAGAGCTGAACCAGCAAACTTTCTAATAGGTGTGTCTACCGAGTTTTGA
- the LOC115702647 gene encoding G2/mitotic-specific cyclin-2 isoform X2, with amino-acid sequence MGGLEENIYQDTTNPSFFQGSRIGGAKFAKEMGNNQRRALSSINPNIFGATHNPYVINKRDFSGKLLPAHVVQHCSEVCNRQTQNLNLLAVKSSGIEDCQIVEVEDFEDNKDVPVPMFVKHTEALLDEFDQVEEVEMEDVEDEEEDVEEEPVMDIDSSNLKDPLSVVEYVNEIYVHYRKTECLSCVSPNYMAHQPDINDKMRAILIDWLIEVHHKFELMEETLFLTVNLIDRFLERQIVIRKKLQLVGVTAMLLACKYEEVSVPVIEDFVLITDKAYTKQDVLDMEKLIVNELQFNFSVPTPFVFLRRFLQAAQSNKKLEILSSYIIELCLVEYKMLKFSPSLLAAAAIYTSQCTLCGSKQWSKTSEWYSNYSENQLLECSRLMVSFHQKAGKDKKLTGVYRKYNTKKFGFAVRAEPANFLIGVSTEF; translated from the exons ATGGGTGGATTAGAAGAGAATATATATCAGGACACTACAAACCCCTCATTTTTTCAAG GTTCAAGAATTGGGGGTGCTAAGTTTGCTAAGGAGATGGGAAACAATCAGAGAAGGGCATTGAGTAGTATCAATCCTAACATTTTTGGGGCAACTCATAATCCTTATGTCATCAACAAAAGGGATTTTTCTGG GAAGCTACTACCAGCTCATGTCGTTCAGCATTGCTCTGAA GTTTGTAATCGTCAAACTCAGAATCTAAACTTATTGGCAGTAAAGTCTAGTGGCATAGAGGACTGTCAGATTGTAGAAGTGGAGGACTTTGAGGATAACAAGGATGTCCCAGTACCAATGTTTGTGAAGCACACAGAAGCTCTTCTAGATGAATTTGATCAGGTG GAGGAAGTTGAAATGGAAGATgtggaagatgaagaagaagatgtggAAGAGGAACCTGTCATGGATATCGACAGCAGCAATTTGAAAGATCCACTTTCAGTTGTTGAGTATGTAAATGAAATTTATGTCCACTATAGGAAAACTGAG TGTTTAAGCTGTGTCTCTCCAAATTACATGGCTCATCAACCTGACATTAATGATAAAATGAGAGCCATACTCATTGACTGGCTTATtgag GTTCACCACAAGTTTGAACTCATGGAAGAGACACTTTTCCTGACTGTCAATCTGATTGATAGGTTCTTAGAACGACAAATAGTGATCAGAAAGAAGCTTCAGTTAGTTGGGGTAACAGCAATGTTATTGGCATGCAAGTATGAGGAGGTTTCAGTCCCTGTAATTGAGGATTTTGTGCTCATAACTGACAAGGCATACACAAAGCAAGATGTTCTAGACATG GAGAAATTGATTGTGAATGAGTTACAATTCAACTTTTCTGTCCCTACACCATTTGTTTTCTTGAGGAGATTTCTCCAAGCCGCTCAGTCAAACAAAAAA CTTGAAATTTTGTCATCCTACATCATTGAGTTGTGCTTAGTGGAGTACAAAATGCTCAAGTTTTCGCCGTCTTTACTCGCTGCTGCAGCAATTTACACTTCTCAGTGTACTCTCTGCGGGTCTAAGCAGTGGAGTAAGACCAGCGAGTGGTACTCTAATTATTCAGAAAACCAACTCCT AGAATGCTCAAGATTGATGGTTTCTTTCCATCAAAAGGCTGGAAAGGATAAGAAACTGACTGGAGTATACAGGAAATACAACACAAAGAAATTTGGGTTCGCAGTTAGAGCTGAACCAGCAAACTTTCTAATAGGTGTGTCTACCGAGTTTTGA
- the LOC115702615 gene encoding protein LAZ1 has protein sequence MRITAGLNLFIELGYSPPTWASLVAGGFVLVTLTLSLYLLFEHLSAYKNPEEQKFLIAVILMVPCYSVESFVSLVHPSIGVDCGILRDCYESFAMYCFGRYLVACLGGEERTIEFMERQGRASSKTPLLEHNLEKGTVKHPFPMNYFLKPWKLGQWFYQIIKFGIVQYMLIKTLSAVLAVILEAFGVYCEGEFKLGCGYPYIAVVLNFSQSWALYCLVQFYTVTKDELSHIKPLYKFLTFKSIVFLTWWQGVAIAVLYALGLFKSPIAQGLQLKSSVQDFIICIEMCIASMVHLYVFPAKPYEVMGERFPGSVAVLGDYASVDGPLDPDEVRDSERPTKLRLPSPDIHGKSGMSIRESVRDVFIGGGEYIVNDVKFTVTQAVEPVEKGITKFNQKLHKISENIKRHDKEKRRTKDDSFIASPPARRVIRGIDDPLLNGSISDSGVVRGKKHRKKSGYTSAESGGESSSDQSYGGYQIRGRRWLTKD, from the exons ATGAGGATCACAGCTGGATTAAATCTTTTTATTGAGTTGGGGTACTCACCTCCTACATGGGCAAGTTTAGTTGCAGGTGGCTTTGTTCTTGTCACTCTTACTCTTTCACTTTACCTTTTATTTGAGCACCTTTCTGCGTACAAGAATCCTGAG GAACAAAAATTCTTAATTGCTGTCATACTCATGGTTCCCTGCTATTCAGTAGAATCT TTTGTATCATTGGTGCATCCATCAATTGGTGTTGACTGTGGAATACTTCGAGATTGTTACGAATCATTTGCCATGTATTGCTTTGGAAGATATCTCGTCGCGTGCTTAG GTGGGGAGGAGAGGACTATAGAATTTATGGAACGACAAGGGCGTGCAAGTTCTAAGACTCCTCTATTAGAACACAATTTGGAAAAGGGAACAGTAAAGCATCCTTTTCCAATGAACTATTTTCTAAAGCCATGGAAACTTGGCCAATGGTTTTACCAGATTATCAAATTTGGAATTGTTCAGTAT ATGTTAATCAAGACTCTAAGTGCTGTTTTAGCTGTAATTCTTGAAGCCTTCGGTGTATATTGTGAAGGAGAATTTAAATTGGGCTGTGG GTATCCTTATATTGCGGTTGTTCTGAATTTTAGTCAGTCATGGGCGTTGTATTGCCTAGTTCAATTCTATACTGTTACAAAGGATGAATTATCTCACATAAAACCTCTGTACAAGTTTTTGACTTTTAAATCAATTGTGTTTTTGACCTGGTGGCAAGGTGTGGCAATCGCTGTTCTCTATGCCCTTGGTTTGTTCAAAAGTCCGATAGCTCAAGGCTTACAATTAAAGTCAAGCGTCCAAGACTTCATTATTTGTATAGAG ATGTGCATTGCTTCTATGGTTCACCTTTATGTGTTTCCTGCAAAACCATATGAGGTAATGGGAGAAAGGTTTCCCGGAAGTGTTGCAGTTCTTGGAGACTACGCTTCTGTTGACGGTCCTTTAGATCCTGATGAGGTTAGAGACAGTGAACGCCCAACAAAGCTTCGACTTCCTTCCCCTGATATTCATGGCAAGAGTGGTATGTCGATCAGAGAAAGTGTTCGGGATGTTTTTATTGGTGGTGGGGAATAT ATTGTGAATGATGTGAAGTTCACGGTAACTCAGGCAGTGGAGCCAGTTGAGAAGGGTATCACAAAGTTCAACCAGAAATTACATAAGATCTCTGAAAACATTAAGAGACATGACAAGGAAAAAAGAAGAACAAAGGATGACAGTTTCATTGCATCACCTCCAGCACGGAGGGTGATTCGTGGAATAGATGATCCCCTGTTGAATGGGAGCATTAGCGATAGTGGGGTTGTTAGGGGAAAGAAGCATCGCAAAAAATCAGGATACACCAGTGCAGAAAGCGGAGGAGAGAGCAGTAGTGATCAAAGCTACGGTGGGTATCAGATTAGAGGCCGAAGATGGCTCACAAAAGACTAA
- the LOC115702625 gene encoding phosphoglycerate mutase-like protein 4, which translates to MESTTSFLKNRYWVLRHGKSIPNERGLIVSSLENGICPEYELASEGVNQAQMAGQLFQKELKENNIPLENIRICYSPFSRTTHTAKLVASVLGIPFEGDQCKVIEDLRERYFGPSFELKSHDKYAEIWALDENDPLNRPEGGESVDDVVARLTRALATIEAQFQGCTVLVVGHGDPLQILQTILNAAKQHTGPNCDSLESRIQAVRTPPILSQHRKFALQTAELRAVI; encoded by the exons ATGGAATCGACGACGTCGTTTTTGAAAAACAGATACTGGGTTTTGAGGCATGGCAAGAGCATTCCAAACGAGAGAGGCCTCATCGTTTCATCtctg GAAAATGGGATTTGCCCAGAATATGAATTGGCATCGGAAGGTGTAAACCAAGCACAAATGGCTGGACAATTGTTCCAAAAG GAACTGAAGGAAAATAACATCCCACTCGAAAACATTCGCATTTGTTACTCTCCATTTTCAAGAACAACTCATACTGCTAAACTAGTAGCATCTGTTCTTGGCATTCCATTCGAAGGCGATCAATGCAAG GTTATAGAAGATCTTAGGGAGCGTTACTTTGGCCCTTCATTTGAACTAAAGTCACATGACAAG TATGCAGAGATATGGGCTCTCGATGAGAATGACCCATTGAACAGGCCAGAAGGTGGAGAAAGCGTTGATGATGTTGTGGCTAGACTCACAAGGGCTCTTGCAACAATTGAGGCACAGTTTCAGGG GTGTACAGTATTGGTTGTGGGCCATGGTGACCCTCTTCAAATCCTTCAAACAATACTTAATGCTGCTAAGCAACACACAGGACCCAACTGTGATAGCTTGGAATCAAGAATTCAAGCAGTTAGAACCCCTCCTATCTTGTCCCAGCACAGGAAATTTGCACTGCAAACTGCAGAGCTCAGGGCAGTTATATAA
- the LOC115702605 gene encoding SEC1 family transport protein SLY1 encodes MALNLRQRQTECIIRMLNMNQPVNATGTANEEVYKILIYDRFCQNILSPLIHVKDLRKHGVTLYFLIDKDRKPVLDVPAVYFVQPSPVNIQRIIADASKSLYDSFHLNFSSSIPRPLLEDLASGTLNSDSIDRISKVHDQYLEFVTLEDNLFSLAQKSSYVQLNDPSAGDREIEEIVEKIAGGLFCVLATLGVVPIIRCPRGGPAEMVASALDQRLRDHLLSKNNLFTEGGNFASSFQRPILCIFDRNFELSVGIQHDFRYRPLVHDVLGLKLNRLTVPGEKGGTKSFELDSSDLFWVANGSLEFPEVAVEIETQLNKYKKDVDDVNRRTGGTDGAEFDGTDMIGNTKHLMNAVNSLPELTERKQVIDKHTNIATVLLGEIKERSLDSYAKKENDMIVRGGIDRHDLLGVLRGKGTKLDKLRFAIMYLISSESMNQAEVEAVEAALRESEVDTCAFQYVKKIKSLNVSLASANSASRSNIVDWAEKLYGQSISAVTAGVKNLLSNDRQLALTRTVDALMEGKPNPEVDSYLVFDPRAPKSSSGSTSSHLKGPFKEAIVFMIGGGNYVEYGSLQELVQRQQPAKHVIYGTTELLTGEEFVEQLSLLGQKMGLGGAPASASTQ; translated from the exons ATGGCCCTCAATCTTCGTCAAAGACAAACAG aatgtatTATTCGAATGTTGAATATGAACCAACCCGTGAACGCAACGGGAACAGCTAACGAAGAGGTTTACAAGATCTTGATCTATGATAGATTTTGCCAAAATATCCTTTCACCATTGATTCATGTTAAAGATCTTCGCAAACATGGTGTCACCCTTTACTTTCTTATCGACAAAGATCGAAAACCGGTCCTTGATGTTCCTGCTGTCTACTTCGTTCAACCCAGTCCGGTTAATATCCAGAGAATCATTGCTGATGCCTCTAAATCACTCTATGATAGTTTCCACTTAAATTTCTCATCTTCAATTCCTCGCCCGCTACTCGAGGATCTGGCTTCTGGGACTCTGAATTCCGATTCAATTGATCGGATTTCAAAGGTGCACGATCAATATTTGGAATTTGTGACACTGGAGGATAATTTGTTCTCATTGGCACAGAAATCCAGTTATGTCCAGCTGAACGATCCATCTGCAGGCGATCGAGAGATTGAGGAGATTGTTGAGAAGATAGCTGGTGGGTTGTTCTGTGTTTTGGCCACTCTTGGAGTGGTGCCAATCATAAGGTGTCCGCGTGGAGGTCCTGCAGAGATGGTTGCATCTGCATTGGATCAGAGGCTTCGTGATCACTTGTTGTCTAAGAATAATTTATTTACTGAAGGTGGGAACTTCGCGAGCTCTTTCCAGCGTCCAATTTTGTGCATATTTGATCGGAATTTTGAGTTGTCTGTTGGGATACAGCATGATTTTAGGTACCGTCCTTTAGTGCATGATGTGCTTGGATTGAAGCTAAATAGGTTGACTGTCCCGGGTGAAAAGGGTGGAACAAAGTCTTTTGAGTTGGATTCTTCAGATCTTTTTTGGGTAGCAAATGGATCTCTGGAGTTTCCAGAAGTGGCAGTGGAGATTGAGACCCAGCTGAACAAGTATAAGAAAGATGTTGATGATGTCAATCGAAGAACTGGTGGAACTGATGGAGCTGAGTTTGACGGGACTGACATGATTGGAAACACTAAACATTTGATGAATGCTGTGAACTCACTTCCAGAATTGACTGAGAGGAAGCAGGTAATTGATAAGCACACAAACATTGCAACTGTGTTGTTGGGTGAGATCAAGGAGAGGTCTCTTGATTCTTATGCAAAAAAGGAGAATGATATGATTGTCAGAGGGGGAATTGATCGGCATGATCTTCTAGGTGTACTTAGAGGTAAAGGGACTAAGTTGGATAAGCTGAGGTTTGCCATCATGTATCTTATTTCTTCAGAAAGCATGAATCAAGCAGAAGTGGAGGCTGTGGAAGCTGCCCTTAGGGAGTCTGAAGTTGATACTTGTGCATTTCAGTATGTAAAGAAGATCAAATCACTGAATGTCTCATTGGCATCTGCCAATTCTGCTAGCAGAAGCAACATTGTTGACTGGGCCGAGAAACTATATGGGCAGTCAATCAGTGCTGTGACAGCAGGCGTGAAGAATCTTTTGTCAAATGATAGGCAGTTGGCGTTGACAAGAACAGTGGATGCCTTGATGGAGGGGAAGCCAAATCCAGAAGTTGATTCTTACCTTGTTTTTGATCCTCGTGCTCCAAAGTCAAGTTCTGGATCTACTAGCAGCCATTTGAAAGGACCTTTTAAGGAAGCTATTGTATTCATGATTGGTGGTGGTAATTATGTTGAATATGGGAGCCTGCAAGAGCTCGTGCAGCGTCAACAGCCTGCCAAGCATGTTATATACGGAACAACAGAATTACTGACCGGAGAGGAGTTTGTGGAACAGCTTTCATTGTTGGGTCAAAAAATGGGATTGGGTGGTGCTCCTGCTTCTGCTTCAACACAGTAA